One segment of Gammaproteobacteria bacterium DNA contains the following:
- a CDS encoding M48 family metallopeptidase, producing the protein MHHIEIRESSRARHLSLKITSYGQIVVTVPRRMRNVCVSSFVQQHREWIDSRLDKLRQTRQVSAEADVMEPKQITLLATDESFIVELKSKCSQNNRICEYPGRLLVENSGTVVLADQLKHWMQKKSKSVLLPWLVQKSQETGLVYKKVSVRGQRTRWGSCTATGNISLNRNLLFVPPNLLDYLLLHELCHTRHLNHSRKYWELVASFEPDYRNLEQQLSHAYSYVPMWAVI; encoded by the coding sequence ATGCATCACATAGAAATTCGTGAAAGCAGCCGTGCCCGGCACCTGAGCTTGAAAATCACTTCATATGGTCAGATCGTGGTAACTGTTCCTCGACGAATGCGCAATGTTTGTGTGTCAAGTTTTGTACAACAGCATCGCGAATGGATCGATAGTCGCTTGGATAAATTACGGCAAACTCGCCAGGTGTCTGCTGAAGCTGATGTAATGGAACCGAAGCAGATTACCTTGTTGGCCACGGACGAAAGTTTTATCGTCGAATTAAAGTCGAAATGTTCGCAAAATAATCGTATCTGCGAATATCCCGGCCGTTTATTGGTAGAAAATTCTGGTACAGTTGTGTTAGCCGACCAGTTGAAACATTGGATGCAAAAAAAATCAAAATCTGTGCTATTGCCATGGCTGGTACAGAAAAGCCAAGAAACCGGCCTTGTTTACAAAAAAGTAAGTGTGCGAGGGCAAAGAACCCGCTGGGGAAGTTGTACTGCGACAGGAAATATTAGTCTGAACCGTAATCTTCTTTTTGTACCGCCAAACTTGCTCGACTATCTTTTGCTTCATGAGTTATGCCATACACGCCACTTAAACCACTCACGTAAATATTGGGAGCTTGTTGCCAGTTTCGAACCAGACTATCGAAATCTGGAGCAACAACTCTCCCATGCATATAGCTACGTCCCTATGTGGGCAGTTATATAA
- a CDS encoding Rieske (2Fe-2S) protein, translating into MADVLVANESDVPLNTLKAVEASGEKYVLYHLPDGFFATQAKCPHLGAPLAKGKIVGDGKIQCKFHRAEFDIRDGKACKWANFPPGIQALNFIRGEKDLATYTCSVKDGKVYISL; encoded by the coding sequence ATGGCTGATGTTTTGGTAGCAAATGAGTCTGACGTCCCGTTAAACACCCTGAAGGCTGTAGAAGCTTCCGGTGAAAAATACGTACTTTATCATCTTCCTGACGGTTTTTTTGCCACACAAGCCAAATGCCCCCATTTGGGTGCTCCTCTAGCCAAGGGAAAAATCGTTGGAGACGGCAAGATACAGTGTAAATTTCATCGTGCAGAATTCGATATTCGAGATGGCAAGGCCTGCAAATGGGCAAATTTTCCACCGGGCATACAAGCTCTAAACTTCATCAGGGGCGAAAAAGATCTCGCAACCTACACATGTAGTGTCAAAGATGGGAAAGTCTATATTTCCCTGTAA
- the phoB gene encoding phosphate regulon transcriptional regulator PhoB — MKEIHLLIVEDEPAIRDMLDFSLDHKVFRLSMVENTAQARQIVLDDPPDLIVLDWMLPGESGVEFARYLKSQEFSKEIPVIMLTAKGEEDDKIRGLEAGADDYVTKPFSPRELSARIKAVLRRGSSATTTVFEFEALVLDVEAHRLTIDKQLIELGPTEFRLFKFLLSHPERVYSRGQLLDRVWGNNVYVEERTVDVHIRRLRKALGNSGYDKYVQTVRGAGYRFSKQV; from the coding sequence ATGAAAGAAATCCATTTATTGATTGTAGAAGATGAGCCAGCTATCAGAGATATGCTCGATTTCAGCCTGGATCACAAAGTTTTTCGCTTAAGCATGGTCGAAAATACCGCGCAGGCGCGTCAAATAGTGCTTGATGATCCCCCTGATCTTATCGTTTTAGATTGGATGCTTCCAGGTGAGTCTGGTGTCGAGTTTGCGCGATATTTGAAGTCACAGGAATTCAGCAAAGAAATTCCAGTTATTATGCTGACAGCAAAAGGTGAAGAAGATGATAAGATCCGTGGCCTGGAAGCGGGTGCAGACGACTATGTGACTAAACCCTTTTCACCACGAGAGTTAAGCGCAAGAATTAAAGCGGTCCTCCGTAGAGGCTCTTCTGCCACGACAACGGTCTTTGAGTTCGAGGCCCTCGTCCTCGATGTTGAAGCGCATCGCCTTACCATAGATAAGCAATTAATTGAGCTTGGACCTACAGAGTTTCGGCTTTTCAAATTTCTTTTGAGCCACCCCGAAAGAGTGTATAGTCGCGGTCAATTGTTAGACCGGGTTTGGGGCAATAACGTCTATGTTGAAGAACGCACTGTCGATGTGCATATTCGCCGACTACGTAAAGCCCTGGGAAATTCAGGGTACGACAAGTATGTCCAGACTGTCCGAGGCGCGGGCTATCGCTTTTCCAAACAGGTATAG
- the phoR gene encoding phosphate regulon sensor histidine kinase PhoR, whose translation MSRNTVTELTRFFLLLGLSAFIGSLFGAAQLFALFTSIGISLFHIVRITRLEEWMGSSQREVPEANGIWGKIYDHLHRNQKRNHAQKKTLAAALSRFRQITAALPDGVVILQRDHIIDWCNDSSKRLLGIRTPHDIGQPITNLIRIPAFSKYLKKNEFNETLQIRSPENEFISLSIRIVPYGKDQSLMLARDMTKINRLEQARKDFVANASHELRTPLTVVNGYLEALAEDDSEELKRYSMPIQAMREQTLRMQNIVEDLLVLSRLENSATFNDTEKVDIAALLNEVYLETQKLAKEKNQIVSLNSDVKHLVLGNHGELYSAISNLAFNAVRYTPVGGKVSLSCRDAIDGIKISVEDSGIGIAPQHIPRLTERFYRIDTGRSRETGGTGLGLAIVKHVLMRHNARLEIESNVGKGSKFTVFFPESQFLNDSDDVTKMS comes from the coding sequence TTGTCACGCAATACCGTCACTGAATTGACCAGATTTTTTCTTCTTCTGGGCTTATCTGCTTTCATTGGCAGCCTTTTCGGTGCGGCACAGCTGTTCGCGCTGTTTACTTCTATAGGCATTTCCCTATTCCATATTGTACGCATTACCCGTCTAGAAGAATGGATGGGCAGTAGTCAGAGGGAGGTACCCGAAGCGAATGGTATATGGGGCAAGATTTATGATCATTTACATCGCAATCAGAAGCGTAATCACGCGCAAAAAAAGACGCTCGCTGCAGCGTTGTCACGCTTTCGACAGATTACCGCTGCATTGCCCGATGGCGTGGTGATTCTGCAGCGTGACCATATTATCGATTGGTGTAATGACTCATCAAAACGTCTTTTAGGAATTCGAACTCCCCACGACATCGGACAGCCAATTACTAATCTTATACGTATTCCTGCATTTTCAAAGTATTTAAAAAAGAACGAGTTTAATGAGACGCTACAAATTCGTTCTCCTGAAAACGAATTCATCAGTTTGAGTATTCGTATTGTACCGTACGGTAAAGACCAAAGTTTAATGCTGGCGAGAGATATGACGAAAATTAATCGTCTTGAACAGGCTAGAAAAGACTTCGTTGCGAACGCATCCCATGAACTTCGTACGCCCTTAACCGTGGTAAACGGCTATCTTGAGGCCCTGGCAGAAGACGATAGCGAGGAATTGAAACGATACTCGATGCCCATTCAAGCCATGCGTGAGCAAACGCTACGCATGCAAAACATCGTTGAAGATCTGCTGGTACTTTCTCGACTCGAAAACTCCGCGACCTTTAACGATACCGAAAAAGTTGATATAGCTGCACTACTAAATGAGGTTTATTTAGAGACACAAAAGCTGGCTAAGGAAAAGAATCAAATCGTTTCCTTGAATTCGGATGTCAAGCACTTGGTGCTGGGTAACCACGGAGAATTGTATAGCGCAATTTCAAATCTTGCGTTTAATGCGGTTCGATATACACCGGTAGGCGGAAAAGTATCTCTGTCCTGTAGGGATGCTATCGACGGTATTAAAATTTCGGTTGAAGACAGTGGTATAGGCATTGCGCCTCAACACATTCCGAGGCTTACAGAGCGTTTTTATCGTATCGATACAGGTCGTTCAAGAGAAACGGGTGGAACAGGCCTTGGACTGGCAATCGTTAAACATGTTTTAATGCGCCACAATGCAAGGCTGGAAATTGAAAGTAACGTAGGTAAAGGTTCGAAGTTTACTGTCTTTTTCCCAGAGTCTCAGTTTCTCAATGACAGCGACGATGTCACAAAAATGTCATAA
- a CDS encoding phosphate ABC transporter substrate-binding protein PstS family protein, with amino-acid sequence MRSLYMSGIFFLSLIFASSAMSQSSVDEGLPNYSKASGVSGNISSVGSDTLANLMTLWAEEFKRLYPNVNVQIQAAGSSTAPPALTEGTSNLGPMSRKMKDKEIESFEKRHGYKPTAIPVAIDALAVYVHKDNPIKGLSIKDVDAIFSSTLKCGADKPFQTWGDVGLTGSWGSRTLQLFGRNSVSGTYGYFKQKALCKGDFKNTVNEQPGSASVVQSVSSSLNGIGYSGIGYRTSGVRALPLSKKPGKPFVDATADNAVNGTYPLSRFLYVYVNKHPNKPLPPLEREFLKMVLSKTGQQVVIKDGYIPLPAKTVEKLLAAELK; translated from the coding sequence ATGAGATCTTTGTACATGTCAGGTATATTTTTCCTTAGCCTGATTTTCGCTTCCTCGGCCATGTCCCAAAGCAGTGTGGATGAAGGCCTTCCAAACTACTCCAAAGCAAGTGGTGTATCCGGCAATATTTCCAGTGTTGGATCAGATACCTTGGCGAACTTGATGACGTTGTGGGCGGAAGAATTTAAACGCCTGTATCCCAATGTGAACGTACAAATTCAGGCCGCGGGTTCTTCGACGGCTCCTCCGGCACTAACAGAAGGGACTTCGAATCTTGGACCTATGAGCCGTAAAATGAAGGACAAAGAAATCGAATCTTTTGAAAAACGACACGGATACAAACCAACGGCGATCCCGGTTGCGATTGATGCCCTGGCGGTTTATGTCCACAAAGATAACCCAATCAAGGGTCTAAGTATCAAAGATGTCGATGCGATATTTTCCAGTACCCTGAAATGTGGTGCCGACAAGCCATTCCAGACATGGGGTGACGTGGGTTTAACCGGAAGTTGGGGAAGCCGTACGCTACAGCTATTCGGTCGTAACTCTGTTTCAGGTACCTATGGCTATTTTAAGCAAAAGGCCTTGTGTAAGGGCGATTTTAAAAACACAGTGAATGAGCAACCCGGTTCAGCCTCTGTTGTACAGTCTGTATCTTCTTCCTTAAATGGTATCGGTTATTCAGGCATTGGTTATCGCACCTCCGGTGTACGCGCATTGCCGTTGAGCAAGAAGCCGGGTAAACCCTTTGTTGACGCAACTGCCGACAATGCTGTAAACGGCACCTATCCTCTATCACGTTTCCTCTATGTTTATGTGAATAAGCATCCGAATAAGCCTTTGCCTCCCTTGGAAAGGGAATTTCTCAAAATGGTTTTATCCAAAACCGGCCAACAAGTGGTAATTAAAGATGGCTATATTCCTTTACCCGCAAAAACAGTTGAAAAACTGTTGGCGGCGGAATTGAAGTAA
- a CDS encoding ABC transporter permease subunit: MNKPTNTQSLLPSGVEALRRHKRRILLDKFCRYGIGFGGVGVIIAITLIFFYLFWVVLPLLSSAKIEQFSHFPVPGSGKTVFYSVEEQTDLALRITDTGQLIFFDTKSGEIRETLEIPTPEGASISVIERGDPTLGEFVVGFDNGSFYAGKIAYKISYPGNVRTAKPSLEHLSGEEPLPLIDDVEDAVRLIAIQSGEEGFTVAATLSDGQLMVAGFEKEESLFDSEVSYSKTSGLIENVEGDFSRLLLNKTQDVLSVLSDDKILYRFDIRDKEEPGVVEQVDVSDGARVTDMRYLAGSVSLLIANDNGNISQWFAVRNENNVKGLTRIRDFEMESRSSVKLAPEYFRKSFVAFSEDGNASLIHTTAQRVLLTERLSDKEFVNASFAPRANFLIAETSNGEVMSWRVHNEHPEVSWHSLWEKVWYEGYSEPEFVWQSSAASNDFEPKFSLVPISFGTLKAAFYAMLLAMPLSILGAIYAAYFMAPKLRQSVKPTIEIMEALPTVILGFLAGLWLAPFLEEHLPAVFALVVLIPLGIILFSLLWSTLPGQIRNSVPDGWMPILLIPLILLLSWLAILVSPGMESVLFDGSMPSWMKSELGIDFDQRNSLVVGLAMGFAVIPTIFSIAEDAIFSVPKHLTNGSLALGATPWQTLVRVVLPTASPGIFSGVMIGFGRAVGETMIVLMATGNTPVMDMSIFQGMRTLSANIAVEMPESEVASSHYRILFLAALVLFVFTFLFNTLAELVRQRLREKYSSI; encoded by the coding sequence ATGAACAAACCCACAAATACACAATCACTTCTTCCTTCTGGCGTAGAAGCACTTCGTCGTCATAAGCGTCGTATTTTATTGGATAAATTCTGTCGTTACGGAATAGGGTTTGGTGGCGTTGGCGTCATTATCGCTATTACGCTTATTTTCTTTTATCTTTTCTGGGTGGTTTTGCCTTTATTGTCCTCAGCAAAAATTGAACAGTTTTCTCACTTTCCCGTACCCGGTTCCGGCAAGACAGTCTTTTACAGTGTCGAAGAACAAACCGATCTGGCATTGCGCATAACTGACACTGGCCAGTTGATATTTTTCGATACTAAATCGGGCGAAATTAGAGAAACGCTTGAAATACCGACTCCCGAAGGTGCGTCAATCTCGGTGATCGAGCGAGGTGATCCGACGCTGGGTGAGTTTGTCGTTGGTTTCGACAATGGTAGTTTTTATGCTGGTAAGATTGCCTACAAAATTAGCTATCCTGGTAATGTTCGCACCGCGAAGCCATCGCTTGAACATCTTAGCGGGGAGGAGCCTCTGCCGCTAATTGATGACGTAGAGGACGCGGTACGTTTAATCGCCATCCAAAGTGGCGAGGAAGGCTTTACCGTTGCAGCGACATTGTCCGATGGCCAGCTGATGGTGGCGGGTTTCGAAAAAGAAGAATCTCTTTTTGACTCTGAAGTTTCCTATTCTAAAACATCGGGATTGATTGAGAACGTTGAAGGCGATTTTTCCCGCCTGCTCTTGAATAAAACCCAGGATGTTCTTTCGGTACTCAGTGATGACAAAATCCTGTATCGCTTTGACATTCGAGACAAAGAAGAACCCGGTGTAGTCGAGCAGGTTGACGTCTCGGACGGCGCGCGCGTTACAGACATGCGCTATCTCGCGGGCTCAGTTTCTTTGTTAATCGCAAATGACAATGGCAACATTTCGCAGTGGTTTGCTGTTCGAAATGAGAATAATGTTAAAGGGTTGACTCGGATTAGAGACTTCGAGATGGAGTCACGTAGTTCTGTCAAACTCGCACCTGAATATTTCCGCAAGAGCTTTGTCGCCTTTTCTGAAGACGGCAATGCTAGTCTTATTCATACCACCGCGCAGCGAGTTTTGTTAACGGAGCGCTTATCGGATAAGGAATTTGTTAACGCGAGTTTTGCACCTAGAGCCAATTTTCTCATTGCAGAGACGAGTAACGGTGAGGTGATGAGCTGGCGTGTTCACAACGAACACCCGGAAGTCTCGTGGCACTCACTTTGGGAAAAAGTCTGGTATGAAGGATATAGTGAGCCCGAGTTTGTTTGGCAGTCATCCGCAGCGAGTAATGATTTTGAACCGAAGTTCAGCCTGGTACCTATTTCATTTGGTACGTTAAAAGCCGCATTTTATGCGATGCTGCTGGCTATGCCATTGTCAATACTCGGTGCAATCTACGCAGCCTATTTTATGGCACCAAAGCTCCGCCAAAGCGTTAAGCCAACAATAGAAATTATGGAAGCGCTTCCGACGGTTATTCTTGGATTTCTTGCAGGATTATGGCTGGCGCCATTTTTAGAGGAGCATCTACCTGCTGTATTTGCCCTGGTCGTATTGATACCTCTTGGAATTATTCTTTTTTCATTGCTGTGGTCAACATTGCCGGGACAAATTCGAAATTCTGTGCCAGACGGATGGATGCCGATCCTGCTTATTCCCCTCATTCTATTGTTGAGCTGGTTGGCGATACTAGTGAGTCCCGGTATGGAAAGCGTGCTATTCGATGGAAGCATGCCGTCATGGATGAAGTCCGAACTGGGTATTGATTTCGATCAGCGAAATTCTTTAGTTGTCGGGCTTGCTATGGGGTTTGCAGTTATACCAACCATATTCTCCATTGCCGAAGACGCAATTTTTAGCGTCCCAAAGCACTTAACCAACGGTTCACTGGCTTTGGGTGCGACGCCTTGGCAGACACTGGTGCGAGTTGTACTTCCTACGGCAAGTCCAGGCATTTTTTCTGGCGTTATGATTGGTTTCGGAAGGGCTGTGGGAGAAACCATGATTGTGTTAATGGCAACAGGGAATACGCCGGTTATGGACATGAGCATTTTTCAGGGCATGCGTACGCTTTCTGCAAACATCGCAGTGGAAATGCCAGAATCCGAAGTTGCCAGTTCACATTACCGCATACTCTTTCTCGCGGCGTTGGTTCTGTTTGTCTTTACATTTCTCTTTAATACCCTGGCAGAGCTGGTGCGTCAGCGTCTGCGCGAAAAATACAGTTCGATCTAG
- the pstA gene encoding phosphate ABC transporter permease PstA, whose amino-acid sequence MKKVNIKHWYRSGDPWIWLTAGAVAISMIMVVGLLMLIAVRGLSYFWPSEVYQFDYRNNDGTTSEIVGEIYDTEIVSSARLREAGEPVPAGVTEITRFLIKIGNRDVYGMDFKWLNETQIISRKQSTEAMIAERTEWGNFYGNLQEVRESGKPVASGAGAWQALGERLVRATVIAEEIHKVEKSEIGAINYSLERIRLKQRKHELNGSLTEEIKAELDAERTTLNQEYESLQSKLAGLYKDIGRDSLLATIAGGQQIEIPVSKLVRVWRPNDFGLFDKLGHYFASLWEFVSGEPREANTEGGIFPAIFGTVMMVIIMSFFVTPFGVVAAVYLREYATQGPLTRTIRIAVNNLAGVPSIVYGVFGLGFFVYFLGGNIDQLFFPESLPAPTFGTPGIFWASLTLAILTVPVVIVATEEGLSRIPRNIREGSLALGATKWETLWRTILPMASPAMMTGLILAIARAAGEVAPLMLVGVVKLAPSLPLDGNFPFLHLDRKFMHLGFHIYDVGFQSPNVEAARPLVYATAFLLVMVIILLNLAAIAIRNHLREKYKSFDQ is encoded by the coding sequence ATGAAGAAAGTCAATATAAAACACTGGTACCGTTCGGGTGATCCCTGGATCTGGCTGACTGCGGGTGCTGTCGCCATCAGTATGATTATGGTCGTCGGTTTGTTAATGCTAATTGCCGTGCGCGGTCTGAGCTACTTCTGGCCCTCAGAAGTTTATCAATTCGACTACCGAAATAATGACGGTACAACGAGCGAGATTGTCGGCGAAATATATGACACTGAAATTGTCAGTTCTGCACGTTTAAGAGAGGCAGGTGAACCCGTTCCTGCCGGAGTGACGGAGATTACGCGTTTCCTGATTAAGATCGGTAATCGAGATGTCTACGGCATGGATTTTAAGTGGCTAAACGAAACACAGATTATCTCTCGCAAGCAATCTACGGAGGCAATGATTGCAGAGCGAACCGAGTGGGGAAATTTCTATGGAAATCTACAGGAAGTAAGAGAATCCGGTAAGCCAGTCGCCTCCGGTGCTGGTGCTTGGCAGGCGCTTGGTGAGAGACTGGTTCGCGCTACAGTCATTGCCGAGGAGATTCATAAAGTAGAAAAATCCGAAATTGGCGCTATTAACTATTCCCTGGAGCGCATTAGACTAAAGCAGCGAAAGCATGAACTGAATGGTTCACTTACTGAAGAAATTAAAGCTGAACTTGATGCTGAAAGAACAACATTAAACCAGGAATACGAATCCCTACAAAGCAAACTCGCTGGCCTGTACAAAGATATCGGGCGCGACAGTTTGTTGGCCACCATCGCTGGCGGACAACAGATTGAAATACCCGTCTCCAAACTGGTTAGAGTGTGGCGACCGAATGATTTTGGCTTGTTTGATAAGCTAGGCCACTATTTTGCCAGTTTATGGGAATTTGTTTCAGGCGAGCCACGCGAAGCCAATACTGAAGGTGGAATTTTTCCCGCTATATTTGGCACTGTGATGATGGTTATCATCATGTCTTTCTTCGTGACGCCTTTTGGTGTTGTCGCAGCAGTTTATTTGCGGGAATACGCGACTCAAGGGCCTTTGACCAGAACCATACGTATTGCGGTAAACAATCTTGCAGGGGTGCCTTCGATTGTTTATGGCGTTTTCGGTCTGGGATTCTTCGTCTATTTCCTCGGTGGAAACATCGATCAACTTTTCTTTCCTGAATCGCTGCCCGCGCCGACCTTTGGTACGCCGGGTATTTTCTGGGCATCGCTAACACTGGCGATTCTGACTGTACCCGTTGTGATAGTTGCTACGGAAGAAGGTCTATCGCGTATCCCGCGCAATATACGTGAAGGCAGTCTGGCCTTGGGTGCGACCAAGTGGGAGACTTTGTGGCGTACGATACTGCCGATGGCCAGTCCGGCAATGATGACGGGTTTAATACTAGCCATTGCACGCGCAGCTGGTGAGGTTGCTCCTCTTATGTTGGTTGGTGTCGTGAAGCTTGCCCCATCTTTACCGCTTGATGGCAATTTTCCCTTTTTGCACCTGGATAGAAAATTCATGCATCTCGGGTTTCATATTTACGATGTGGGCTTTCAAAGTCCCAACGTTGAGGCGGCGCGTCCGCTGGTGTATGCAACGGCATTCTTGTTGGTAATGGTAATTATTTTGTTGAATCTCGCAGCTATCGCCATCCGTAATCATCTGCGCGAGAAATACAAATCCTTTGATCAATAA
- the pstB gene encoding phosphate ABC transporter ATP-binding protein PstB — protein sequence METLGRGAKASDGSKTDTCIDIKNLNLYYGEKHALHDINLAIPRHKVTAFIGPSGCGKSTLLRTLNRMNDLVDGVRIDGSIKIDNEDIYAKDINISELRRRVGMVFQKPNPFPKSIYENVAYGLRLQGIKSRRMLDEVVEKSLKGAALWEEVKDRLHDSAMGLSGGQQQRLVIARAIAIEPEVLLLDEPASALDPISTLKIEELIYELKDRFTIVIVTHNMQQAARVSDFTAFMYMGELIEYSDTNTLFTNPKKKRTEDYITGRYG from the coding sequence ATGGAAACGCTTGGTCGCGGAGCTAAAGCATCGGACGGTTCTAAGACAGATACATGTATTGATATTAAGAACCTCAATCTATACTACGGTGAAAAACATGCGCTCCACGATATTAATCTCGCGATTCCGCGTCATAAAGTTACCGCGTTTATAGGCCCGAGTGGTTGTGGCAAGTCTACGTTGTTGCGTACCTTGAATCGCATGAATGATCTGGTGGATGGCGTTCGTATTGACGGTTCAATCAAGATTGATAATGAAGATATATATGCCAAAGACATCAATATTTCGGAGTTACGCCGACGTGTCGGCATGGTTTTTCAAAAACCAAATCCGTTTCCAAAGTCGATATATGAAAATGTCGCCTACGGTTTGCGTTTGCAGGGCATAAAAAGTCGAAGAATGTTGGACGAGGTCGTTGAAAAATCTCTGAAAGGCGCGGCATTGTGGGAAGAAGTTAAGGATCGCCTGCATGACAGTGCCATGGGATTATCTGGTGGACAGCAGCAGCGTCTGGTAATTGCCCGTGCTATCGCCATTGAGCCGGAAGTTTTGTTGCTTGATGAACCTGCTTCCGCACTAGATCCTATATCGACCTTAAAGATCGAAGAGCTGATTTATGAATTGAAAGATCGTTTTACCATCGTGATCGTTACACATAATATGCAACAAGCCGCACGGGTGTCAGATTTTACGGCTTTTATGTATATGGGTGAGTTGATTGAATACTCAGATACGAATACCCTGTTTACTAACCCAAAGAAAAAACGTACCGAAGACTATATTACGGGACGTTACGGTTAA
- the phoU gene encoding phosphate signaling complex protein PhoU: protein MDKESISHHISKQFNAELEDIRNRVLSMGGLVEQQLILAIKAMVESDKEAAEKVVESDYKVNAMEVEIDEESVQVIARRQPTASDLRLVIAVIKTITDLERIGDESERIGRMALDVMNNPSLQLPITAWDNMGQRVRRMLHDALDAFARMDAEAAMRVWNEDSNVDGEYEGIMRQLMTYMMEDTRAIPKILEVIWATRALERIGDRVSNICEYIIYLVKGKDVRHISVEQMENTVHGS from the coding sequence ATGGACAAAGAAAGCATCAGTCACCACATTTCCAAGCAGTTTAACGCTGAACTGGAAGATATTCGCAATCGCGTTTTGAGCATGGGCGGTTTGGTTGAACAGCAGCTCATTCTTGCTATTAAGGCGATGGTGGAAAGTGACAAAGAAGCTGCTGAAAAGGTGGTAGAAAGCGACTACAAAGTCAACGCCATGGAAGTCGAAATAGATGAAGAATCGGTACAGGTAATTGCACGGCGACAGCCTACTGCAAGTGACTTGCGCCTGGTCATTGCCGTTATCAAAACGATCACCGATTTGGAACGTATTGGTGATGAATCAGAACGGATTGGTCGTATGGCACTGGACGTCATGAATAACCCCAGTCTGCAGTTGCCGATTACCGCATGGGATAACATGGGGCAGCGCGTACGCCGCATGTTACATGATGCGCTCGATGCGTTCGCGCGTATGGATGCCGAGGCTGCAATGCGCGTGTGGAACGAAGATAGCAATGTAGACGGCGAATACGAAGGTATTATGCGTCAGCTGATGACATATATGATGGAAGATACACGCGCGATACCTAAAATTCTGGAAGTCATCTGGGCGACACGTGCGTTAGAGCGTATAGGTGACCGAGTTTCAAATATCTGTGAATACATTATATATCTGGTAAAGGGTAAAGACGTCAGGCATATTAGCGTTGAACAAATGGAAAATACCGTTCACGGAAGCTGA
- a CDS encoding TraB/GumN family protein, whose product MLKISRRAIFLLPVLLLLVSCGILPRNELASDTGLLWRVEGKGIPVSYLFGTMHSEDPRVLALSSEVEFAFNSASSLVLEINFSDESRQYAVTSMFFQDGTRLSDLLSATVYEQTLNLMSVRGLDEVRVSRMKPWAAFTLMNMPESKTGIYLDISLYQRALGDGKEVLGLETIQEQISTFDDMDMSTQVQLLEGSLGKAKDFEKALQDTVERYLSRDLNRLSELNEEFLEEMSPELAHTFRRRLIDDRNQRMFSRLISLLPNQKYFVAVGALHLPGDTGLIAQLRDAGFQVTPVY is encoded by the coding sequence ATGTTGAAAATCTCACGCCGTGCAATATTTTTGTTGCCGGTTCTATTACTGCTGGTATCTTGCGGCATACTGCCGCGGAACGAACTAGCCTCCGATACCGGCCTGCTGTGGCGAGTTGAAGGGAAGGGTATTCCTGTTTCCTATTTATTCGGCACCATGCACTCGGAGGATCCAAGAGTGTTGGCGCTTTCTTCGGAAGTGGAATTTGCGTTCAACTCTGCTTCAAGCCTGGTTTTAGAGATCAACTTCTCTGACGAGAGTCGTCAATACGCCGTCACCAGTATGTTTTTCCAGGACGGCACACGCTTAAGCGATTTATTGTCAGCCACTGTCTACGAGCAAACGCTAAATTTGATGAGTGTTCGCGGTTTGGATGAAGTTCGTGTTTCGCGAATGAAGCCTTGGGCAGCGTTTACCTTGATGAATATGCCCGAGTCCAAAACCGGAATCTATCTCGATATCAGTCTGTACCAGCGTGCACTAGGTGACGGGAAAGAAGTGTTAGGTCTGGAGACTATTCAGGAACAGATCTCGACCTTTGATGACATGGATATGTCGACCCAGGTTCAGTTATTAGAAGGGTCTTTGGGCAAGGCAAAAGACTTTGAAAAAGCGCTGCAAGATACCGTAGAGCGCTATTTGTCACGTGACCTAAATCGACTGAGCGAACTGAATGAAGAATTTCTTGAAGAGATGTCCCCTGAGCTTGCGCATACCTTTCGTCGGCGTCTGATAGACGACCGAAACCAGCGTATGTTTTCCCGCTTGATATCATTGCTGCCTAATCAAAAGTACTTTGTTGCAGTGGGTGCTTTGCACTTGCCCGGTGATACAGGTTTAATTGCTCAGCTACGTGATGCAGGTTTCCAGGTTACTCCTGTCTACTAG